In Bacteroides coprosuis DSM 18011, the following are encoded in one genomic region:
- a CDS encoding glycerol-3-phosphate dehydrogenase, anaerobic, C subunit (COGs: COG0247 Fe-S oxidoreductase~InterPro IPR004017:IPR017753~KEGG: yen:YE0214 sn-glycerol-3-phosphate dehydrogenase subunit C~PFAM: Cysteine-rich domain~SPTR: Putative uncharacterized protein;~TIGRFAM: Glycerol-3-phosphate dehydrogenase, anaerobic C subunit~IMG reference gene:2504106246~PFAM: Cysteine-rich domain~TIGRFAM: glycerol-3-phosphate dehydrogenase, anaerobic, C subunit): MKLQEYNISNNNFEQCIKCTICTVYCPVAKVNPNYPGPKQAGPDGERLRLKKADFYDEALKYCLNCKRCEVACPSNVKIGDIIQSARIKYSKKKPKLRDMLLANTDIMGTLATPFAPILNPILGLKATKVVLDKTLKIDHHRTFPKYAFGTFESWYKKNAQKEQDKYTDQVSYFHGCYVNYNNPQLGKDMIKVFNALGIGVQLLSKEKCCGVALISNGLINQAKKQANVNISAIRESVLEKKRPVVATSSTCTFTIRDEYPHLLNIDNKDVKDQVELATRYIYRLLSQSDKKLKVGNKKIKVAYHTPCHMEKLGWAYYSIELLKLIPNIELTVLDSNCCGIAGTYGFKKENYKTSQDIGDPLFRQIEESDIDYVVTDCETCKWQIEMSTSAKCEHPISILAKALED, from the coding sequence ATGAAACTCCAAGAATATAATATAAGTAACAATAACTTTGAGCAATGCATTAAATGTACAATTTGTACTGTATATTGCCCTGTAGCAAAAGTAAATCCCAACTACCCAGGCCCCAAACAAGCCGGACCTGATGGAGAGCGTTTACGCTTAAAAAAAGCTGATTTTTATGACGAGGCTTTGAAGTACTGTCTTAATTGTAAGCGATGTGAAGTAGCATGCCCATCCAATGTAAAAATCGGGGATATCATTCAATCAGCTCGTATTAAATACAGCAAGAAAAAGCCAAAACTAAGAGATATGCTATTGGCTAATACTGATATTATGGGAACATTAGCTACTCCATTTGCTCCTATCCTAAACCCTATATTAGGGTTAAAAGCGACCAAAGTAGTCCTAGATAAAACTCTTAAGATTGATCATCACAGAACATTTCCTAAGTATGCATTTGGAACTTTTGAATCATGGTATAAAAAGAATGCTCAAAAAGAACAAGATAAATATACTGATCAAGTAAGTTATTTCCATGGTTGTTATGTAAACTACAACAATCCACAGTTAGGTAAAGATATGATTAAGGTATTTAATGCATTAGGTATCGGTGTACAACTACTTAGCAAAGAAAAGTGTTGTGGTGTTGCCTTAATTTCAAATGGATTAATTAACCAAGCTAAGAAGCAAGCTAACGTTAACATTTCAGCAATTAGAGAATCAGTATTAGAAAAGAAGCGCCCTGTAGTAGCCACTTCATCTACTTGTACCTTTACTATTCGAGATGAGTATCCTCACTTATTAAACATAGACAATAAAGATGTTAAAGACCAAGTAGAGCTAGCTACTAGATATATCTATCGCCTGCTAAGCCAATCAGATAAAAAGCTTAAAGTAGGGAATAAAAAAATAAAAGTAGCTTATCACACACCTTGCCATATGGAAAAATTAGGCTGGGCATATTACTCTATTGAGCTATTAAAATTGATTCCTAATATTGAATTAACAGTATTAGACTCTAACTGCTGCGGTATAGCAGGAACATACGGATTTAAGAAAGAAAATTATAAAACTTCACAAGATATCGGTGATCCATTATTTAGACAGATTGAAGAAAGTGATATTGATTATGTAGTCACCGACTGTGAAACCTGTAAGTGGCAAATTGAGATGTCTACTAGTGCGAAATGCGAACATCCCATTTCGATTTTAGCAAAAGCACTAGAAGACTAG
- a CDS encoding Anaerobic glycerol-3-phosphate dehydrogenase subunit B (COGs: COG3075 Anaerobic glycerol-3-phosphate dehydrogenase~HAMAP: Anaerobic glycerol-3-phosphate dehydrogenase subunit B~InterPro IPR003953:IPR009158~KEGG: yen:YE0213 anaerobic glycerol-3-phosphate dehydrogenase subunit B~PFAM: Fumarate reductase/succinate dehydrogenase flavoprotein, N-terminal~PRIAM: Glycerol-3-phosphate dehydrogenase~SPTR: Putative uncharacterized protein;~TIGRFAM: Glycerol-3-phosphate dehydrogenase, anaerobic B subunit~IMG reference gene:2504106247~PFAM: FAD binding domain~TIGRFAM: glycerol-3-phosphate dehydrogenase, anaerobic, B subunit) has translation MRFDTVIIGGGLAGLICGIKLCQQNKKCAIVSAGQSAIHFSSGSFDLLNNLPDGTAVQQPIEEIDKLVTLNNLHPYSKLGKELFANLTQEAETFLRELGIPLLGSTQKNHYRISPLGEVKSTWLSVNPFATTKESKKLPWEKVAIFNMSGFLDFYPEFIASALLKLGTKSKITEFTLESLDRLRRNPSELRSSNITNVMDRLNDKEFNELVHILKEGSKDAEAILFPAILSLDNDQIIQDLEEKVGKPIFLLPTLPPSVIGIKIQQFLHEAYTCLGGVYMLGDNIVKGDIKNNKLEKVYSFNHGDIPFHANNFVLATGSYFSQGLVASRDKIYEPIFNLDVNHIDHREEWYDNNVFNAQPYMSFGIKTNNDFQGQIKGQSLDNLYIIGAGLEAFNAIKEGCGAGVSILTALHVANTILRK, from the coding sequence ATGAGATTTGATACAGTAATAATAGGAGGAGGATTAGCAGGATTAATCTGTGGTATAAAATTATGTCAGCAAAATAAGAAATGTGCTATAGTGTCTGCTGGTCAAAGTGCTATTCATTTTTCTTCAGGTTCTTTTGATTTGCTAAATAATTTACCAGATGGGACAGCTGTACAACAACCTATAGAAGAAATAGATAAATTAGTAACACTAAACAACCTTCACCCATATAGTAAATTGGGGAAAGAGTTATTTGCAAATTTGACTCAAGAGGCCGAAACTTTTTTAAGAGAATTAGGAATTCCTTTATTGGGCTCAACTCAAAAGAATCATTATCGCATATCACCTTTAGGAGAAGTTAAATCAACTTGGTTATCAGTAAATCCTTTTGCTACCACGAAAGAAAGCAAAAAACTCCCATGGGAAAAAGTAGCAATTTTCAATATGAGTGGCTTTCTTGATTTTTACCCTGAATTCATAGCTAGTGCATTACTAAAACTAGGCACAAAAAGCAAAATAACTGAATTTACACTTGAAAGCCTAGATAGACTTCGCAGAAACCCAAGCGAACTGAGATCTAGTAACATCACCAACGTGATGGATCGCTTAAACGATAAAGAATTCAACGAATTAGTTCATATTCTTAAAGAGGGAAGTAAAGATGCAGAAGCTATTCTATTCCCAGCGATATTAAGCTTAGACAATGACCAAATCATCCAAGATTTAGAAGAAAAAGTAGGCAAACCCATATTCTTACTACCTACACTCCCACCATCTGTAATTGGTATCAAGATACAGCAGTTTTTGCATGAAGCTTACACCTGTTTAGGAGGTGTATATATGCTAGGTGACAACATCGTAAAAGGAGATATTAAAAACAATAAACTCGAAAAAGTTTATAGCTTCAACCATGGAGATATACCTTTCCATGCTAATAATTTTGTTTTAGCAACAGGGAGCTATTTTAGCCAAGGATTGGTTGCTAGTAGAGATAAAATATATGAGCCCATCTTCAACTTAGATGTGAACCATATTGATCATAGAGAAGAATGGTACGACAATAACGTATTCAACGCTCAACCCTACATGTCTTTCGGAATCAAAACCAACAACGATTTTCAAGGGCAAATAAAAGGACAATCTCTAGACAATCTATACATTATAGGAGCAGGACTAGAAGCATTCAACGCCATAAAGGAAGGATGTGGAGCTGGTGTTTCAATTCTAACTGCTCTTCATGTAGCAAACACTATACTTAGAAAATAA
- a CDS encoding hypothetical protein (KEGG: tva:TVAG_197950 hypothetical protein~SPTR: Putative uncharacterized protein;~IMG reference gene:2504106249) — translation MQYIIRHNLSSIQKILEINKLFQELKRMNYFRLLTFLFRFSFINQNKSRYLYHTKLLTNEPEQSKHNNTYL, via the coding sequence ATGCAATATATAATAAGGCATAACTTGAGTAGTATCCAAAAGATTCTAGAGATAAACAAACTCTTCCAAGAACTAAAAAGAATGAATTACTTTCGTTTACTTACATTTTTATTTCGATTTAGTTTTATTAATCAAAATAAATCACGTTATTTGTATCACACTAAATTGTTAACCAATGAACCAGAACAATCAAAACACAATAACACCTACCTATGA
- a CDS encoding glycerol-3-phosphate dehydrogenase, anaerobic, A subunit (COGs: COG0578 Glycerol-3-phosphate dehydrogenase~InterPro IPR006076:IPR007419:IPR017752~KEGG: pmr:PMI3592 sn-glycerol-3-phosphate dehydrogenase subunit A~PFAM: FAD dependent oxidoreductase; BFD-like [2Fe-2S]-binding domain~PRIAM: Glycerol-3-phosphate dehydrogenase~SPTR: Putative uncharacterized protein;~TIGRFAM: Glycerol-3-phosphate dehydrogenase, anaerobic A subunit~IMG reference gene:2504106248~PFAM: BFD-like [2Fe-2S] binding domain; FAD dependent oxidoreductase~TIGRFAM: glycerol-3-phosphate dehydrogenase, anaerobic, A subunit): MNQNNQNTITPTYDVIIIGGGATGAGTARDCAKRGLKTLLLERFDIASGTTGRNHGLLHSGARYAVTDKESAVECIKENMILKRVARHCIDKTDGLFLSLPEDDLEYQKTFVQSCLEAGIKAEVIDPKQALLMEPSANPTLVGAVKVPDGSVDPFRLTASNVIDAKEHGADLKTYHEVVGLLREQDRIVGVKVLDHRTKEIYEIHSQLVVNAGGIWGQHISEYADLKVRMFPAKGSLLIFGHRVNNVVLNRCRKPADADILVPGDTIALIGTTSTRVPYDQIDNMHVTPDEVDLLLREGEKLAPILSQTRILRGYAGVRPLVAADDDPDGRKTSRGIVLLDHEERDGLKGFITITGGKLMTYRLMAEWATDLVCKKLNIDKKCTTDEDLLPGSRETKEEISKKIVSMPHTVKEAAIYRHGDMAEKLSGNTERDNSLVCECEEISVGEVNYALKELDVHNLVDLRRRTRVGMGTCQGELCACRAAGLMNKSTGACPTKAKADLSSFLNERWKGIYPTAWGEGLRGSEYTAWIYESVCGLSDSKIVNQ; this comes from the coding sequence ATGAACCAGAACAATCAAAACACAATAACACCTACCTATGATGTTATCATTATAGGTGGAGGAGCAACAGGAGCTGGTACAGCTAGAGATTGTGCAAAGAGAGGACTTAAAACCTTACTCTTGGAACGTTTCGATATAGCATCAGGTACCACAGGTAGAAATCACGGACTATTACATAGTGGAGCACGTTATGCTGTAACCGATAAAGAATCTGCAGTAGAGTGTATTAAAGAAAACATGATACTTAAAAGAGTAGCACGCCACTGCATTGACAAAACTGATGGTTTATTCCTAAGCTTACCCGAAGATGATTTAGAATATCAAAAAACTTTCGTTCAATCTTGCTTAGAAGCAGGAATAAAAGCTGAAGTTATAGATCCGAAACAAGCTTTATTAATGGAGCCCTCAGCAAACCCTACATTAGTGGGCGCTGTAAAGGTCCCCGATGGCTCTGTAGACCCCTTTCGATTAACCGCATCCAATGTTATTGACGCAAAAGAACATGGAGCAGACTTAAAAACTTATCATGAGGTAGTAGGACTTTTAAGAGAACAAGATCGTATTGTAGGAGTAAAAGTTCTAGACCACCGTACAAAAGAGATATATGAAATCCATAGCCAGCTAGTAGTGAATGCTGGAGGTATATGGGGACAGCACATTTCGGAATATGCAGATTTAAAAGTACGCATGTTCCCAGCAAAAGGTTCATTGCTGATTTTTGGACACCGTGTTAATAATGTAGTTTTAAACAGATGTCGTAAACCAGCAGATGCAGATATCCTTGTACCAGGGGATACTATTGCACTAATAGGTACAACTTCTACAAGAGTACCATATGATCAAATAGACAATATGCATGTTACTCCAGATGAAGTAGATTTACTTCTTAGAGAAGGAGAAAAACTAGCACCTATTTTGTCACAAACTAGAATATTAAGAGGCTATGCTGGTGTAAGACCACTTGTAGCGGCTGATGATGATCCTGATGGAAGAAAAACAAGTCGTGGAATTGTGCTATTAGATCATGAAGAAAGAGATGGATTGAAAGGATTTATCACCATTACTGGAGGTAAGTTAATGACCTATCGCTTAATGGCCGAATGGGCTACTGATTTAGTTTGCAAGAAATTAAACATAGATAAGAAATGTACTACTGACGAAGATCTACTTCCGGGCTCAAGAGAAACAAAAGAAGAAATATCTAAAAAGATTGTTTCTATGCCACACACTGTAAAAGAAGCTGCTATTTATCGTCATGGAGATATGGCTGAAAAACTTTCAGGAAATACCGAAAGAGACAATAGCCTCGTTTGTGAGTGTGAAGAAATATCGGTAGGTGAAGTGAATTATGCTTTAAAAGAACTTGATGTACACAATTTAGTGGATTTAAGAAGACGTACTAGAGTTGGTATGGGTACTTGCCAGGGTGAGCTTTGTGCTTGTAGAGCAGCAGGATTAATGAATAAATCTACTGGAGCATGCCCAACCAAAGCCAAAGCAGATTTATCATCATTCCTTAATGAAAGATGGAAAGGAATATACCCAACCGCATGGGGAGAAGGATTAAGAGGCAGTGAATATACAGCTTGGATTTATGAAAGTGTTTGCGGATTGTCGGACTCTAAAATCGTTAACCAATGA
- a CDS encoding Glycerol-3-phosphate dehydrogenase (COGs: COG0578 Glycerol-3-phosphate dehydrogenase~InterPro IPR006076~KEGG: llc:LACR_1486 glycerol-3-phosphate dehydrogenase~PFAM: FAD dependent oxidoreductase~PRIAM: Glycerol-3-phosphate dehydrogenase~SPTR: Glycerol-3-phosphate dehydrogenase;~IMG reference gene:2504106244~PFAM: FAD dependent oxidoreductase) produces the protein MKRSDQINKIANPETLWDVLIIGGGATGLGLAVDAASRGYKTLLLEQHDFAKSTSSRSTKLVHGGVRYLAQGDVSLVIEALRERGRLKQNAPHLFKSQRFIIGNYKWWEKPFYTIGLTVYDILSGSRTLGRSKPLKKNTVLKEIPQIKQSNLKGGVVYYDGQFDDARLAINLLQTAIEHDATAANYIEVTSLTKNTNATLNGVTAIDKITNQEFTIKAKSIINATGIFVDKILQMDTPEDDNIVRPSQGVHLVVDQSFLGGDSAIMIPKTSDGRVLFGVPWHGKAILGTTDTPLKEFVLEPVALEEEVDFILKTAGQYLEKQPTKEDVLSVFAGLRPLAAPKKGSNSTKEISRSHKIIASDSGLVTVTGGKWTTYREMAEETLDKAIEVCHLENKACVSKNLRIHGYQTTTDHSNFSYVYGSDLKKIQELCDNQPELRDTLHPRFDFIKAEVVWAVHHEMALTIEDVLARRLRALFLDARAAIDIAPKVASIMAKEMNKDKDWENQQINDFIELAQNYLLTPYKPKK, from the coding sequence ATGAAGCGAAGTGATCAAATTAATAAGATCGCGAATCCCGAAACATTATGGGATGTCTTAATTATCGGTGGCGGTGCTACTGGATTAGGCTTAGCGGTCGATGCTGCTTCACGCGGATATAAGACTTTATTACTAGAACAACATGATTTTGCTAAATCGACATCTAGCCGAAGTACCAAATTAGTACATGGTGGAGTTAGATATTTAGCACAAGGCGATGTTAGCTTAGTTATTGAAGCTTTACGCGAGAGAGGCCGATTGAAACAAAATGCTCCTCATCTATTTAAGAGTCAACGGTTCATCATCGGAAACTATAAGTGGTGGGAAAAACCTTTCTATACAATAGGACTGACAGTCTATGATATTCTCTCTGGTTCAAGAACCTTGGGAAGGTCTAAACCTCTTAAAAAGAATACAGTTCTAAAAGAAATTCCTCAAATTAAACAATCAAACTTAAAAGGTGGAGTAGTTTACTATGACGGGCAATTTGATGATGCACGTTTAGCTATTAATCTTCTACAAACAGCAATAGAACATGATGCTACTGCCGCAAATTATATAGAAGTTACTTCTTTAACAAAAAACACAAATGCCACACTCAATGGGGTTACAGCGATTGATAAAATAACCAATCAAGAATTTACGATAAAAGCAAAATCAATTATTAATGCTACAGGCATTTTTGTAGATAAAATACTACAAATGGATACGCCTGAGGATGATAATATTGTACGCCCTAGCCAAGGTGTTCATTTGGTTGTAGATCAATCATTTCTAGGAGGGGACTCTGCAATTATGATTCCAAAAACCAGTGATGGCCGTGTTTTATTCGGAGTTCCATGGCACGGGAAAGCCATCTTAGGAACTACTGATACTCCCCTAAAGGAGTTTGTTCTTGAGCCAGTAGCACTTGAAGAAGAAGTAGACTTTATACTGAAAACGGCTGGTCAATACCTAGAGAAACAGCCAACCAAAGAAGATGTATTATCGGTGTTTGCTGGACTAAGACCACTTGCTGCTCCTAAAAAAGGTAGTAATTCAACAAAAGAAATATCAAGAAGTCATAAAATAATAGCTTCTGATAGTGGATTAGTGACAGTAACAGGAGGAAAATGGACTACTTATAGAGAGATGGCTGAAGAAACCTTAGATAAAGCTATTGAGGTATGTCACCTCGAAAACAAAGCGTGTGTTTCTAAAAATTTAAGGATTCATGGATACCAAACGACAACAGATCACTCTAACTTTAGCTATGTATATGGGTCTGATTTAAAAAAGATTCAAGAACTTTGTGATAATCAACCCGAACTAAGAGATACTCTTCACCCTCGTTTTGACTTTATAAAAGCAGAAGTTGTATGGGCTGTACACCATGAAATGGCACTTACAATTGAAGATGTCCTTGCTAGACGGCTCAGAGCTCTATTCCTTGACGCCAGGGCAGCAATAGACATTGCACCAAAAGTCGCAAGCATTATGGCTAAAGAAATGAATAAAGACAAAGATTGGGAAAACCAACAAATAAATGATTTTATCGAATTAGCTCAAAACTATCTGCTAACTCCGTATAAACCTAAAAAATAA
- a CDS encoding Alkaline phosphatase (COGs: COG1785 Alkaline phosphatase~InterPro IPR001952~KEGG: bth:BT_3708 alkaline phosphatase III precursor~PFAM: Alkaline phosphatase~SMART: Alkaline phosphatase~SPTR: Alkaline phosphatase family protein;~IMG reference gene:2504106251~PFAM: Alkaline phosphatase), whose product MKKTLSLFILLFVSVSLFAQGKAKYVFYFIGDGMGADQVNGTEMYLAEKEGMIGVKPLIFTQFPVMSVVNTYSRTNSVTDSSAAGTALATGEKTYNGAIGVGKDKEKLTSVAERAKKAGKKVGVITSVSVDHATPAAFYAHQPDRGMYYEIAHDLPLANFDFYGGSGFLKPDKNAEGENAPSIYPMFEKAGYKLYRGLDEYSQSSRDEKLILIQKEGSDKNALPYAIDRKAGDLALKEITQSAIEHLSYKNNKGFFLMVEGGKIDWACHDNDAATVFHEVIDMDEAIAEAFAFYKKHPKETLIVVTADHETGGIALGTGKYALNLQSLQYQKVSANQLSTLMSNLRKEKNNNVTWEDMKQLLGENMGFWKEVKLTWEQERKLRDEFEHSFVQKKQGFEESMYTKTEPMAARAKEVMNEVAMVSWASHSHSANFVPVFAIGVGAELFNARLNNIDIPHNISKAAGYKW is encoded by the coding sequence ATGAAAAAGACATTAAGTTTATTTATTCTCCTGTTTGTATCTGTTTCGCTTTTTGCTCAAGGTAAAGCTAAATATGTGTTTTACTTTATTGGAGATGGCATGGGAGCAGATCAAGTTAATGGGACGGAAATGTATCTTGCCGAAAAAGAAGGTATGATTGGAGTAAAACCTCTTATTTTTACTCAATTTCCTGTGATGAGTGTCGTTAATACTTATTCTCGTACGAACTCCGTAACTGATTCTTCAGCTGCTGGAACGGCTTTAGCTACTGGAGAAAAGACGTACAATGGTGCAATAGGTGTAGGTAAAGACAAGGAAAAACTGACGAGTGTAGCTGAGCGTGCTAAAAAGGCGGGTAAAAAGGTAGGAGTTATAACTAGTGTTAGTGTAGATCATGCTACTCCTGCTGCATTTTATGCTCATCAACCTGACAGAGGAATGTATTATGAAATAGCTCACGATTTACCTCTTGCAAATTTTGACTTTTATGGAGGTTCTGGTTTCTTGAAACCTGATAAAAATGCTGAAGGGGAAAATGCTCCTAGTATTTATCCTATGTTTGAAAAAGCAGGGTATAAATTGTATCGTGGCTTAGATGAGTATTCGCAATCTAGTAGAGATGAAAAATTGATATTAATCCAAAAAGAGGGTTCTGATAAAAATGCTTTGCCCTATGCTATTGATCGTAAAGCAGGAGATTTGGCTTTAAAAGAAATTACACAGAGCGCGATAGAGCATTTATCTTATAAAAACAATAAAGGATTCTTCCTTATGGTTGAAGGTGGAAAAATAGACTGGGCTTGTCATGATAATGATGCTGCTACAGTTTTCCACGAAGTAATAGATATGGATGAAGCTATTGCTGAAGCTTTTGCTTTCTATAAAAAGCACCCTAAAGAAACATTAATTGTAGTTACTGCTGATCATGAGACAGGTGGTATTGCTTTGGGTACGGGTAAATATGCTTTAAATCTTCAATCTTTACAATATCAAAAGGTGTCTGCTAATCAATTGTCTACCTTGATGAGTAATCTTCGTAAGGAAAAAAACAACAATGTGACTTGGGAAGATATGAAGCAGCTCTTAGGAGAAAATATGGGTTTCTGGAAAGAGGTGAAACTGACATGGGAACAAGAAAGAAAACTTAGAGATGAGTTTGAACATAGTTTTGTCCAAAAGAAACAAGGCTTTGAAGAAAGTATGTATACTAAAACTGAGCCGATGGCTGCGAGAGCGAAAGAAGTAATGAATGAAGTAGCAATGGTAAGTTGGGCTTCACATTCACATTCAGCAAATTTTGTTCCCGTTTTTGCTATCGGTGTTGGAGCTGAATTATTTAACGCTAGATTGAATAATATTGATATCCCTCACAATATATCTAAAGCAGCTGGTTACAAGTGGTAA
- a CDS encoding transcriptional regulator, DeoR family (COGs: COG1349 Transcriptional regulators of sugar metabolism~InterPro IPR001034:IPR014036~KEGG: cpi:Cpin_0729 transcriptional regulator, DeoR family~PFAM: HTH transcriptional regulator, DeoR; HTH transcriptional regulator, DeoR N-terminal~SMART: HTH transcriptional regulator, DeoR N-terminal~SPTR: Transcriptional regulator, DeoR family;~IMG reference gene:2504106245~PFAM: Bacterial regulatory proteins, deoR family; DeoR-like helix-turn-helix domain), with protein sequence MGNIAQRHKYILDELKKDGFVKVQDLSRNLDVSEVTIRKDLRLLESKKLLIRNHGSASALSSLITDRHVDEKEKLYIEEKRRIAEAANNMLEPNDKIIIASGTTLLTFANHIDMQKHLTAITSSVKVSLTLCYHPNIEVVQLGGSMRKNSVSVIGHYAEQILGTLACNKLFIGVDGIDLNYGLTTSNMNEAYINQKMIEVSDKVIVLTDSSKFGQRGFCKICDFNNIHQIITDTNAPAHMVEMIREMGIEVTLV encoded by the coding sequence ATGGGAAATATTGCTCAAAGACATAAGTATATTCTTGACGAATTAAAGAAGGATGGCTTTGTCAAAGTACAAGATTTAAGTAGAAATCTTGATGTTTCGGAAGTTACGATTCGAAAAGATTTGCGATTGCTAGAAAGTAAGAAACTTTTGATTCGTAATCATGGTAGTGCAAGTGCGCTAAGTTCCTTAATTACAGATAGACACGTCGATGAAAAAGAGAAACTTTATATTGAGGAGAAAAGACGCATCGCTGAAGCTGCAAATAATATGTTAGAGCCCAATGATAAGATTATTATTGCGTCAGGAACTACACTTCTTACTTTTGCTAATCACATTGATATGCAAAAACATTTAACAGCTATAACTTCTTCTGTGAAAGTATCGTTAACTCTTTGCTATCACCCCAATATAGAGGTAGTACAATTAGGAGGCAGTATGAGAAAAAACTCGGTTTCTGTTATTGGACATTATGCCGAACAAATATTAGGAACTTTAGCTTGTAATAAGCTTTTCATAGGAGTAGATGGTATTGATTTAAATTACGGATTAACTACAAGTAATATGAATGAAGCTTATATCAATCAAAAAATGATAGAAGTTTCGGATAAAGTTATTGTGCTAACCGATTCATCAAAGTTTGGACAAAGAGGTTTTTGTAAGATTTGTGATTTTAATAATATACATCAAATCATTACAGATACAAATGCTCCCGCTCACATGGTAGAAATGATTCGTGAGATGGGAATAGAAGTTACATTAGTGTAA
- a CDS encoding hypothetical protein (KEGG: pvx:PVX_087910 hypothetical protein~SPTR: Putative uncharacterized protein;~IMG reference gene:2504106250), producing MSKICEMKIQEDTRIYTLGAKEIREANEVRNESATYVEVLSFLRDIFNLVDFSGIISNSKKTIL from the coding sequence ATGTCTAAGATTTGTGAGATGAAGATTCAAGAGGATACTAGAATTTATACTCTTGGTGCAAAGGAAATTAGAGAGGCGAATGAAGTAAGGAACGAGTCTGCAACCTATGTTGAAGTACTCTCTTTCTTAAGAGATATATTTAACTTAGTTGACTTTTCTGGTATTATAAGTAATTCGAAAAAAACAATTCTATAA